One segment of Rhipicephalus sanguineus isolate Rsan-2018 chromosome 6, BIME_Rsan_1.4, whole genome shotgun sequence DNA contains the following:
- the LOC119396920 gene encoding DNA polymerase beta, translating to MGKKKWSETGNPNRDICEFLNELADYEKNITRNVYKSNAYRKAAVTLEKLDRRVTSAEEAKALPGIGAKISQKIEEFLRTGKVSKLEKVRSDESTSVIQELTRVSGIGPAHAKSLYDRGIHSIEDLRKNQDCLTEHQKIGLRYLEDIEKRIPREEVGLLEARIIDALQQFDKDYEAVACGSYRRGLPTSGDIDLLVCHKSYRSTDRRPPKLLARLVEHLREVGIITDVMSLGETKFAGVCQLDSSKPHRRIDIRVLPQDQFFCGLLYFTGSDLFNQSMRAHAVQQNMKLSEYALRPIGCTGVPGEPLPVTSERDVFDWLGLTYWEPHKRNGPLGQ from the coding sequence ATGGGCAAGAAGAAGTGGAGTGAGACGGGCAATCCCAATCGTGACATTTGCGAATTCTTAAATGAGCTGGCGGACTACGAAAAAAACATCACGCGTAACGTTTACAAGAGCAACGCGTACCGCAAAGCAGCCGTGACGCTTGAGAAGCTAGACAGAAGAGTGACAAGTGCAGAAGAAGCAAAGGCCCTTCCCGGCATCGGCGCAAAGATTTCACAGAAGATAGAAGAGTTCCTACGAACAGGAAAAGTTTCAAAACTAGAGAAAGTTCGCAGCGATGAAAGCACAAGTGTAATTCAAGAGTTAACGCGGGTATCGGGAATAGGACCCGCACACGCTAAATCTCTTTATGATCGTGGCATCCACAGCATAGAGGACCTGCGTAAGAACCAGGACTGCCTTACGGAACACCAGAAGATAGGGCTGCGTTACTTGGAAGACATCGAGAAGCGCATACCTCGAGAAGAAGTTGGTCTTTTGGAGGCCAGAATTATCGATGCACTGCAACAGTTTGATAAAGACTACGAGGCAGTCGCATGCGGCAGCTATCGAAGAGGCCTGCCTACGAGCGGCGACATCGACTTGCTAGTGTGCCACAAAAGCTATCGATCTACGGACAGGAGGCCGCCGAAACTTCTGGCACGCCTCGTGGAACACCTTCGTGAAGTGGGCATCATTACTGACGTCATGTCTTTGGGAGAGACAAAGTTCGCGGGTGTGTGCCAGCTCGATTCGTCCAAGCCTCACCGACGCATTGACATACGTGTACTTCCTCAGGACCAGTTCTTCTGCGGTTTGCTGTACTTCACAGGCAGTGACTTGTTTAACCAAAGTATGCGTGCACATGCGGTTCAACAGAATATGAAGCTCAGTGAATATGCGTTACGTCCAATTGGTTGCACAGGAGTCCCAGGGGAGCCTCTGCCTGTAACTAGTGAACGTGATGTATTTGATTGGTTGGGCCTAACCTACTGGGAGCCACACAAGCGCAATGGGCCCCTTGGGCAATAA
- the LOC119396919 gene encoding IST1 homolog, whose protein sequence is MFSAGPNYAKLKTNLRLTMNRLKLLERKKTELAQKARKEIAEHLANGKTERARIRVEHIIREDYLVEAMELVEVYCDLLLARFGLLQQMKTLDEGLSEAVSSLIWVAPRLQADVAELKAVADQLAIKYGKPYAQAARDNGLSTVSPKLMQKLSVQAPPRLLVEQYLIEIAKSHDVPYEPDKSVMEEPSDEVSQPPLIDLGAGARPPGFITQPYPQFMPGSAPQGVDYPPPPTAGPMGPDYNAPPVKAPLGPDFQPPPFAPQPMNFPGPPPIPKAPPSAAPFPAINPHTVGFGEGGLPPYSAVSGLPDLPSVPSGSLPKPPSKEDDLDFDDLTRRFEELKKRK, encoded by the coding sequence ATGTTTTCCGCGGGTCCCAATTACGCCAAGTTGAAAACCAACTTGAGACTGACGATGAACCGCCTGAAGTTGCTTGAACGGAAGAAGACAGAGCTAGCGCAGAAAGCCCGTAAGGAGATCGCAGAGCACCTGGCAAACGGGAAAACAGAGAGGGCAAGGATCCGAGTGGAACATATAATTCGTGAAGATTACCTCGTCGAAGCCATGGAACTCGTTGAAGTCTACTGTGATCTTTTGTTAGCACGCTTTGGCCTCCTCCAACAAATGAAAACGCTCGATGAAGGTCTCTCGGAAGCTGTCTCTAGCCTCATCTGGGTGGCACCGCGACTACAGGCTGACGTTGCGGAACTGAAGGCGGTCGCCGATCAGCTGGCGATCAAGTACGGTAAACCTTACGCACAAGCGGCTCGCGATAACGGGCTGTCAACGGTGAGTCCCAAGCTTATGCAGAAGTTGAGCGTTCAGGCGCCACCGCGGCTTCTCGTGGAGCAGTACCTGATCGAGATAGCGAAGAGCCATGACGTGCCCTACGAGCCGGACAAGTCTGTCATGGAAGAACCAAGCGACGAAGTATCGCAGCCTCCACTGATCGATCTTGGCGCTGGGGCTAGACCACCCGGTTTCATCACTCAACCCTACCCCCAGTTCATGCCTGGCAGTGCACCGCAGGGCGTTGACTACCCGCCACCGCCGACCGCGGGACCAATGGGGCCGGACTACAACGCGCCACCAGTCAAAGCTCCGCTGGGACCCGACTTTCAACCTCCACCTTTTGCACCCCAGCCTATGAACTTTCCTGGGCCTCCGCCTATTCCCAAGGCACCACCTTCGGCTGCTCCGTTCCCAGCTATAAACCCGCACACTGTCGGCTTCGGCGAAGGAGGTCTGCCACCATACAGTGCGGTGAGCGGATTGCCAGACTTACCGTCAGTACCCTCTGGCAGCTTGCCGAAGCCGCCTTCCAAGGAAGACGACCTCGACTTTGATGACTTGACGCGCCGATTCGAGGAGCTCAAGAAAAGAAAGTAA
- the LOC119396922 gene encoding ubiquitin-conjugating enzyme E2 G2 produces MAGSALRRLMAEYKQLTLNPPEGIIAGPVSEENFFEWEALITGPEGTCFEGGVFPAKLTFPPDYPLSPPKMQFTCEMYHPNIYADGRVCISILHAPGEDPMGYESSAERWSPVQSVEKILLSVVSMLAEPNDESGANVDAAKMWREDRQQFNRIADRLVRKSLGMLAS; encoded by the coding sequence ATGGCCGGGTCGGCGTTGCGCAGGTTGATGGCGGAGTACAAGCAGCTGACTTTGAACCCACCCGAAGGCATCATAGCGGGACCGGTGAGCGAGGAGAACTTCTTCGAATGGGAAGCACTCATCACCGGACCGGAGGGCACCTGTTTCGAAGGCGGCGTTTTTCCGGCCAAGCTCACATTTCCCCCCGATTACCCGCTCAGTCCACCGAAGATGCAGTTTACGTGCGAGATGTATCATCCCAACATCTACGCGGACGGTCGCGTATGCATCTCAATCCTGCATGCGCCAGGCGAAGACCCCATGGGCTACGAGTCGAGCGCCGAACGTTGGAGCCCCGTGCAAAGCGTGGAGAAGATTCTGCTCTCTGTGGTCTCCATGCTGGCCGAGCCCAACGACGAGAGTGGTGCCAATGTTGACGCAGCCAAGATGTGGCGCGAGGACAGACAGCAGTTCAATCGCATCGCCGACCGCCTGGTGCGCAAGTCGCTCGGCATGCTTGCCTCCTGA